A stretch of the Flagellimonas eckloniae genome encodes the following:
- a CDS encoding acyltransferase family protein, with translation METKIRRYDLDWLRVIVFGLLIFYHVGMFFVPWGWHVKNNVTYDWLRWPMIFLNQWRLPILFVISGMGTYYALGKRSL, from the coding sequence ATGGAGACAAAGATTCGCCGCTACGACTTGGATTGGTTACGAGTAATCGTTTTTGGATTGCTTATTTTTTACCATGTAGGTATGTTTTTTGTACCCTGGGGATGGCATGTTAAAAACAATGTAACCTATGATTGGCTACGTTGGCCTATGATATTTCTAAACCAATGGCGCTTGCCCATCCTATTTGTTATTTCAGGAATGGGCACGTATTATGCCTTGGGAAAAAGAAGTCTTTGA
- a CDS encoding aminotransferase class V-fold PLP-dependent enzyme, translating to MKKRQFLKRLGQAAVVTPFLSIPVSAQNEDTNLPYPKNNDDEFWKRIRKDYSLKPDYINLENGYYNFVPIPIMNNHLKHIKNVNYEASFYMRTVQWDNKKKVAARLANLVGCQSEELIITRNTTESLDMIIGGYPWKKGDEAIFAIQDYGSMRDHFRQISERYGVVCKEVSVPNHPNSDDELVTLYESQITSNTRLIMVSHMINITGHILPIRKICDMAHSYGVEVLVDGAHCIGHFEVNISELNCDYYGSSLHKWLSAPLGTGMLYVAKKNIGKIWPLLADHVTDSDKIQRLNHIGTHPVHSDLAINDAIDYLEMIGLKRKENRLRFIQRYWSDQLRNVENVIINTPEAEERSCGIANVGLTNMGAKDLAKTLLEEFQIWTVGIEYANVNGCRITPNVYTTTEELDKFVTVIKTLAKRA from the coding sequence ATGAAAAAAAGACAATTTTTAAAACGCTTGGGGCAAGCGGCGGTGGTCACGCCTTTTCTTTCAATACCGGTAAGCGCACAAAATGAAGATACAAACCTACCTTACCCTAAAAACAATGATGATGAATTTTGGAAAAGAATCCGAAAGGACTACTCCCTTAAACCAGACTATATAAATCTTGAAAATGGGTACTACAATTTTGTGCCCATCCCAATCATGAACAACCATCTTAAGCATATTAAGAATGTAAATTATGAAGCTTCTTTTTATATGCGAACGGTACAGTGGGACAACAAGAAAAAAGTAGCTGCCAGACTGGCAAATTTGGTCGGCTGTCAGTCTGAAGAATTGATAATCACTCGTAATACTACGGAATCTTTGGATATGATTATTGGAGGATATCCTTGGAAAAAAGGTGATGAAGCCATATTCGCCATTCAGGATTACGGTTCAATGCGAGACCATTTTCGTCAGATTAGTGAACGTTATGGTGTTGTTTGTAAAGAAGTTTCTGTACCGAACCATCCAAATTCGGATGATGAATTGGTTACATTATATGAATCCCAAATCACCTCAAACACCAGATTGATAATGGTCAGCCATATGATCAATATTACTGGACATATTCTTCCCATCCGTAAAATTTGTGATATGGCACATAGCTATGGAGTTGAGGTTTTGGTAGATGGTGCACATTGTATAGGCCATTTTGAGGTCAACATTAGTGAATTGAATTGTGACTATTACGGTTCAAGTCTGCATAAATGGTTAAGTGCTCCTTTGGGCACGGGCATGTTATATGTTGCCAAGAAAAATATTGGAAAAATATGGCCGCTATTGGCGGATCATGTAACTGATTCTGATAAAATTCAGCGATTGAACCATATCGGAACCCACCCTGTGCATTCAGATTTGGCCATAAATGATGCCATTGATTATCTTGAAATGATTGGATTGAAACGAAAGGAAAATAGACTGCGATTCATTCAAAGGTACTGGAGCGATCAATTGCGAAATGTTGAAAATGTAATTATCAATACCCCGGAGGCAGAAGAACGAAGTTGTGGAATAGCCAATGTTGGTCTCACCAATATGGGAGCCAAGGATTTGGCCAAGACCTTACTGGAAGAGTTTCAGATATGGACCGTTGGAATTGAATATGCCAACGTGAATGGTTGTAGGATAACCCCCAACGTATATACTACTACAGAAGAGCTTGATAAATTTGTAACGGTAATAAAAACATTAGCAAAGAGAGCATAA
- a CDS encoding helix-turn-helix domain-containing protein → MEQLQSILNQIPIRHDIASHLMLLGVVQGFFLSFVIFARARKNSAITFLGWSLFFQSLVFLDTYLCYTGLIKYMLHFNDSTEVFVLLIAPTIYFFTYALLERKPITLKKHWPHFLLPFVYGLSQINYYKGPLAVKLNAYLGAYYDNLGYIPVPDSFNFTYHIIKDEFRWMILFSFVLYLVLSARLVFKSRRKKGLAPKKIKLDKYAFSRNTVALFVFLLIFLFLIFLNHDDDSGDHYIAILQTVITFITTFFIISESRFFENSWIADKYETLTSNGLNFIEIESFIHDNNYFKSSEATLNDLAKKLETNPNLVSKLINTETGSNFNDYINQKRVQLAQEKLIKAEYAHLTVEAIGNLVGFSSKSAFYNAFKKYVGTSPSQYSKNKVSPEL, encoded by the coding sequence TTGGAACAACTTCAATCCATATTAAATCAAATTCCAATAAGGCATGACATTGCCTCACATTTAATGCTCCTTGGGGTAGTTCAAGGATTTTTTTTAAGTTTTGTCATTTTTGCTAGGGCAAGAAAGAACTCGGCAATAACCTTTTTGGGTTGGTCTTTATTTTTTCAGTCACTGGTTTTTTTAGATACATACCTGTGCTATACAGGGCTTATTAAATACATGCTTCATTTTAACGATTCTACGGAAGTGTTTGTACTACTGATAGCTCCAACAATTTATTTTTTCACTTATGCCTTGTTAGAGAGAAAGCCAATTACCTTAAAAAAACACTGGCCACATTTTTTGCTCCCTTTCGTTTATGGACTATCGCAAATCAATTATTACAAGGGGCCTTTAGCCGTAAAACTCAACGCATACCTAGGAGCTTACTATGATAATCTGGGTTACATACCTGTTCCAGACTCCTTTAATTTTACCTATCATATTATAAAAGATGAATTTAGATGGATGATTCTTTTCAGTTTTGTCCTCTACCTTGTTCTTTCGGCTAGATTAGTTTTTAAGTCGAGACGCAAAAAGGGATTGGCTCCAAAAAAAATAAAGCTTGACAAATATGCTTTTTCCAGAAACACGGTTGCGCTTTTTGTTTTTTTGCTGATTTTCCTATTTCTTATTTTCTTAAATCATGATGATGATAGTGGGGATCACTATATTGCCATTCTGCAAACCGTAATCACCTTCATCACAACTTTTTTTATCATTTCAGAATCTCGATTTTTTGAAAATTCCTGGATTGCGGACAAATATGAAACACTTACCTCCAACGGGTTAAATTTTATTGAAATTGAAAGCTTTATCCACGATAACAATTACTTTAAATCTTCGGAAGCAACTCTAAACGACCTTGCTAAAAAGCTTGAAACAAACCCCAATTTGGTTTCCAAACTGATCAATACCGAAACCGGAAGCAACTTCAACGACTATATCAATCAAAAAAGAGTACAGTTAGCCCAAGAAAAACTGATTAAGGCAGAGTATGCCCATTTAACGGTTGAAGCTATTGGAAATTTAGTCGGTTTTAGCTCAAAATCAGCATTTTACAATGCATTTAAAAAGTATGTGGGCACCTCTCCATCACAGTATTCAAAAAACAAAGTTTCTCCAGAATTGTAA
- a CDS encoding metallophosphoesterase: MSSTTRLDRAYQNAKIISFDDDSKFIFFSDCHRGDNSFADDFANNRNIYFHALNHYYREGFEYCELGDGDELWENLSFESIFEAHKNIFQLLRQFHLENRLHMVWGNHDMVYRDETYVSKHLSSYFEPIDDSDKALFEGITYHEALILKHKENGQELFCTHGHQADWWNYVCWRIGRFLVRILWKPLQVVGIADPTSPAKNYKELIRIERRIKRWILKNTLKITIVGHTHRPRFPEPGQIPLFNDGSCVHPRSITGIEIENGKISLIKWQIATKPDGTLQIVRILLEGPEKLAHYKTE; the protein is encoded by the coding sequence ATGTCATCGACCACAAGACTTGACCGCGCTTACCAAAATGCCAAAATCATCTCTTTTGATGATGACTCAAAGTTTATCTTTTTTAGCGATTGCCATAGGGGAGATAATAGCTTTGCTGATGATTTCGCAAATAACCGAAACATTTATTTTCATGCTCTAAACCATTATTATCGTGAAGGATTTGAGTATTGTGAACTGGGCGATGGCGACGAACTATGGGAAAACCTCAGCTTTGAATCCATTTTTGAAGCTCACAAAAATATTTTTCAATTGTTACGTCAATTCCATTTGGAAAACCGGTTACATATGGTTTGGGGAAATCATGATATGGTATATAGGGACGAGACTTATGTGAGCAAACATCTCTCAAGTTATTTTGAACCTATTGATGATTCGGACAAGGCTCTTTTTGAAGGCATAACGTACCATGAAGCACTTATTCTAAAACATAAGGAAAATGGACAAGAACTGTTCTGCACCCATGGACACCAGGCCGATTGGTGGAATTATGTTTGTTGGCGTATTGGTCGGTTTTTGGTTCGCATTCTTTGGAAACCTTTACAGGTGGTTGGAATTGCAGATCCAACCAGTCCAGCTAAAAACTACAAAGAACTCATACGAATTGAACGGCGGATCAAGCGTTGGATTTTAAAGAATACCCTAAAAATTACAATTGTAGGGCATACGCATAGACCTCGCTTTCCCGAACCAGGTCAAATTCCTTTGTTTAATGATGGTAGTTGTGTTCACCCAAGAAGTATTACCGGAATTGAGATTGAAAATGGGAAAATTTCATTAATCAAGTGGCAAATTGCAACAAAACCTGATGGTACGCTACAAATTGTTCGGATTTTGCTGGAAGGCCCTGAAAAATTAGCACATTATAAAACGGAATAG